In Odontesthes bonariensis isolate fOdoBon6 chromosome 9, fOdoBon6.hap1, whole genome shotgun sequence, the following proteins share a genomic window:
- the LOC142389033 gene encoding odorant receptor 131-2-like encodes MASNNSLSGGGILVRRVNYRVILVQVLVSVFICINLFLITTFLMKDFFYTTMRYILFAVTLFSDCLFLLITNVLLILSYFGFTIQTWLCLIIFVVSYVYTFVTPVTLTAMTLERFVAICIPLRHAELCSTRSAVYLILLIHGLSSVPCIVLLSIFFASATYSLYSQDGVCSVERFILYSWQGHLRSAISQFYFLIMCIIIVFSYAEIMKVAKAASGESKKSTWKGLRTVILHAFQLLLCLIQLWCPFIEAAVLQIDLMLYIDVRYFNYITFILAPRCLSPLIYGLRDKMFFNALKYYALCGLYKKQAAG; translated from the coding sequence atggcATCCAATAACTCACTAAGCGGTGGTGGAATATTGGTTAGGAGGGTAAATTATAGGGTCATTTTAGTTCAGGTTTTGGTCTCAGTTTTTATTTGCATTAACCTTTTTTTGATCACAACTTTTTTAATGAAGGATTTCTTCTACACAACCATGCGCTACATCTTATTTGCTGTTACTCTGTTCTCTGACTGTCTGTTTTTGTTAATAACCAATGTGCTGCTCATTTTGAGCTATTTTGGATTCACCATCCAAACGTGGTTGTGTCTGATTATTTTTGTCGTTTCGTATGTGTACACATTTGTCACACCAGTTACTCTCACTGCAATGACGCTGGAGCGCTTTGTGGCCATTTGCATTCCCCTGCGCCATGCAGAGCTGTGCTCCACACGCAGTGCCGTGTACCTCATCCTCCTCATTCATGGCCTCAGCTCTGTCCCCTGTATTGTATTACTCTCCATTTTCTTTGCATCAGCAACTTACAGCCTCTACAGCCAGGACGGAGTATGTTCTGTGGAGAGGTTCATCTTGTACAGCTGGCAGGGTCATCTTAGATCTGCAATAAGTCAGTTTTACTTCTTGATAATGTGCATTATCATTGTTTTCTCCTATGCTGAAATAATGAAAGTGGCTAAAGCTGCATCAGGAGAGAGTAAAAAGTCAACATGGAAAGGACTCAGAACTGTGATTCTTCATGCTTTCCAGCTGCTGCTCTGTCTCATTCAGCTGTGGTGCCCCTTCATAGAAGCCGCTGTGCTTCAGATTGATCTAATGTTATATATTGATGTCAGATATTTTAATTATATAACTTTCATTCTTGCTCCAAGATGTCTGAGTCCTCTCATCTATGGTCTcagggacaaaatgttttttaatgcaCTGAAGTACTATGCCCTCTGTGGCTTATACAAGAAGCAAGCGGCAGgttaa
- the LOC142389034 gene encoding odorant receptor 131-2-like, with amino-acid sequence MASNNSLSGVGMSVRRVNYRVILVQVLVSAFICINLFLITTFLMKDFFYTTMRYILFAVTLFSDCLFLLITNVLLILSYFGFTIQMWLCLIIYIVLSVYTFVTPVTLTAMTLERFVAICIPLRHAELCSTPSAVHLILLIHGFSSVPCIVFLSIFFASATYSLYSQERVCSVERFILYSWQGHLRSAISQFYFLIMCIIIVFSYAEIMKVAKAASGESKKSTWKGLRTVILHAFQLLLCLIQLWCPFIEDAVLQIDLMLYIDVRYFNYITFILAPRCLSPLIYGLRDKMFFNALKYYALCGLYKKQAAG; translated from the coding sequence atggcATCCAATAACTCACTAAGCGGTGTTGGGATGTCGGTGAGGAGGGTAAATTATAGGGTCATTTTAGTTCAGGTTTTAGTCTCAGCTTTTATTTGCATTAACCTTTTTTTGATCACAACTTTTTTAATGAAGGATTTCTTCTACACAACCATGCGCTACATCTTATTTGCTGTTACTCTGTTTTCTGACTGTCTGTTTTTGTTAATAACCAATGTGCTGCTCATTTTGAGCTATTTTGGATTCACCATCCAAATGTGGTTGTGTCTGATTATTTATATCGTTTTGTCTGTGTACACATTTGTCACACCAGTTACTCTCACTGCAATGACGCTGGAGCGCTTTGTGGCCATTTGCATTCCCCTGCGCCATGCAGAGCTGTGCTCCACACCCAGTGCCGTGCACCTCATCCTCCTCATTCATGGCTTCAGCTCTGTCCCCTGCATTGTATTCCTCTCCATTTTCTTTGCATCAGCAACTTACAGCCTCTACAGCCAGGAAAGAGTATGTTCTGTGGAGAGGTTCATCTTGTACAGCTGGCAGGGTCATCTTAGATCTGCAATAAGTCAGTTTTACTTCTTGATAATGTGCATTATCATTGTTTTCTCCTATGCTGAAATAATGAAAGTGGCTAAAGCTGCATCAGGAGAGAGTAAAAAGTCAACATGGAAAGGACTCAGAACTGTGATTCTTCATGCTTTCCAGCTGCTGCTCTGTCTCATTCAGCTGTGGTGCCCCTTCATAGAAGACGCTGTGCTTCAGATTGATCTAATGTTATACATTGATGTCAGATATTTTAATTATATAACTTTCATTCTTGCTCCAAGATGTCTGAGTCCTCTCATCTATGGTCTcagggacaaaatgttttttaatgcaCTGAAGTACTATGCCCTCTGTGGCTTATACAAGAAGCAAGCGGcaggttaa